The DNA segment CTTTGGAGGTAGCAATATATGAATATTGAATTGACCCGCCTACGCCGCATCGATCATCACACTGTCAAGGCTGTGGCCTCGCTCTTAATTGATGGGGAGCTGGCCGTACATGATATTAAGCTGCTGGAGATTTCAGGCGGCTTACTGGTGACTATGCCCAACAAGCAAGATAAGC comes from the Oscillospiraceae bacterium MB08-C2-2 genome and includes:
- a CDS encoding SpoVG family protein, translated to MNIELTRLRRIDHHTVKAVASLLIDGELAVHDIKLLEISGGLLVTMPNKQDKHGQYRDMVHPIHTDLRIQIETLILNEYRKTTEPVGA